Proteins from one Mesotoga infera genomic window:
- the der gene encoding ribosome biogenesis GTPase Der gives MATVLIIGRPNVGKSTLFNRLVGGRKAIVDDIPGVTRDFTVGRVNWQQKTFQLVDTCGLFENPENIVEEKMKEVTLELLGEGDLLIFLVDGRQGVTSADIELSDYLRRQKKEIVFVANKVESEGAFYTAANDIYALGFGDPIKISAAHGLNIDGLIDEIFERLEKLGHSVHIEEEEQSSLRVAIVGRPNAGKSSIFNWIVGSPRSLVTEVAGTTRDTVDETLTIDGKAMTFIDTAGIRKKSKVKVMNVEYYSVMRAIDAIERSDVIIMVIDSTEGVGNQDQRIAGLAEKNGKATIVVFNKSDLIDERRRKALLRTVKQDLYFIDYSPVIFTSATSGKGMDLLIDSIKLVSEKIDLRIPTPLLNTLLSRYSETTPPPGKGKKRGKIYYGSHISGRPPLIMLNVNDPDLFTETYLRGIRNTIRQNFDRYEGTPVFLKLRRKR, from the coding sequence GTGGCAACTGTCCTTATCATAGGACGTCCGAACGTTGGAAAGTCCACGCTATTCAACAGACTCGTTGGAGGAAGAAAGGCCATAGTGGACGATATTCCGGGTGTAACGCGTGATTTCACGGTAGGCAGGGTAAACTGGCAGCAAAAGACCTTCCAGCTGGTAGATACTTGCGGGTTGTTCGAAAATCCCGAAAATATAGTTGAAGAAAAGATGAAAGAGGTCACTCTCGAGCTGCTCGGAGAGGGTGACCTCTTGATTTTTCTGGTTGACGGTCGTCAGGGAGTTACAAGCGCAGATATCGAACTCTCGGACTATCTCAGAAGGCAGAAAAAAGAGATTGTGTTCGTCGCCAACAAAGTTGAGAGTGAAGGAGCTTTTTACACGGCCGCCAACGATATCTACGCCCTGGGTTTCGGTGATCCGATAAAGATCTCTGCTGCGCATGGCCTGAACATCGACGGACTCATCGACGAGATATTCGAGAGACTCGAAAAACTTGGTCATTCAGTTCACATTGAAGAAGAGGAACAGAGCTCTCTGAGAGTGGCTATCGTAGGCAGACCTAATGCGGGAAAGTCGTCCATCTTCAACTGGATAGTTGGAAGCCCCCGGAGCCTGGTAACGGAGGTAGCCGGTACGACCAGGGACACTGTTGATGAAACGCTCACTATAGATGGAAAAGCAATGACCTTTATAGATACCGCCGGCATCAGGAAGAAATCGAAAGTGAAAGTCATGAACGTCGAGTACTACAGCGTAATGAGGGCAATAGATGCTATCGAAAGATCCGATGTGATCATAATGGTTATCGACTCTACCGAAGGAGTAGGCAACCAGGATCAAAGGATCGCGGGACTAGCCGAGAAGAACGGAAAAGCCACCATAGTAGTCTTCAACAAGAGCGATCTCATTGACGAAAGAAGGAGAAAAGCGCTTCTACGAACGGTAAAGCAAGATCTCTATTTTATCGACTACAGCCCCGTGATATTTACCTCGGCCACAAGCGGTAAGGGGATGGATCTGCTTATAGACAGCATAAAACTCGTAAGCGAAAAGATCGATCTCCGTATTCCTACTCCGCTTCTTAACACGCTGCTTTCCAGGTACTCCGAAACCACCCCGCCACCTGGTAAAGGAAAGAAGAGGGGAAAGATATATTACGGTTCACACATATCTGGCAGACCACCGCTGATAATGCTGAACGTCAACGACCCTGACCTTTTCACTGAGACTTACCTCAGAGGGATAAGAAACACGATCAGGCAGAACTTCGATAGATACGAAGGTACCCCTGTATTCCTCAAACTAAGGAGGAAGAGATGA